Proteins from a single region of Paenibacillus sp. BIHB 4019:
- a CDS encoding VWA domain-containing protein, translated as MEDNRKENTVSRWRLILGQEAEGQLAGCNEDGRLVLTEEELIMDAALAAIYDESGAAGSTKGGSGTGAGRGSSTGHGSLNLSKWLGDVRSFFPEDVVSIIQNDAMERKGWKQLLFEPELLASVKPDIQLVGTLLSLKGKIPEKTKDTARLLVKAVVDELVKLLETDIRRAVTGALNKRQHSPLPSLSGLDWKRTIQRNLKHYDTKRRVIIPEKFYYFDRAQRSREWTVIIDIDQSGSMADSIIWASVVGSIFASIPALNTRVVVFDTEVVDLTEQCANDPVDMLFGIQLGGGTDIHKSVKYCEQFIEEPKKTLFIIVSDLYEGGNQSGLIRRMREMRESGVRTMCLLALSDKGKPFYDEGLAKQLSRDGTPCFACTPALLPALVEGALKGQDLAELSKRIGTL; from the coding sequence ATGGAGGACAATCGGAAAGAAAATACAGTATCGCGCTGGCGGCTGATTTTGGGACAAGAAGCGGAAGGCCAATTGGCTGGCTGTAACGAAGACGGACGGCTTGTTCTTACGGAAGAGGAGCTTATTATGGATGCGGCGCTGGCAGCCATTTATGATGAAAGCGGTGCGGCCGGCAGTACGAAGGGCGGCTCAGGCACTGGAGCTGGGCGAGGGTCAAGCACAGGCCACGGATCGCTTAACCTGTCCAAGTGGCTCGGCGACGTGAGATCGTTTTTTCCAGAGGATGTCGTATCTATCATCCAAAATGATGCGATGGAGCGCAAAGGCTGGAAGCAGCTGCTGTTTGAGCCGGAACTGCTCGCCTCCGTAAAGCCGGATATTCAGCTTGTGGGCACGCTGCTGTCGCTTAAGGGGAAAATTCCTGAGAAGACGAAAGATACGGCGCGCCTGCTTGTGAAAGCGGTAGTAGATGAACTGGTGAAGCTGCTGGAAACCGATATTCGCCGCGCGGTGACGGGAGCGCTCAACAAGAGGCAGCATTCGCCGCTGCCGTCCCTGAGCGGGCTCGACTGGAAGCGGACTATTCAGCGGAATTTGAAGCATTATGATACGAAGCGGCGGGTAATCATACCTGAGAAATTTTATTATTTTGACAGGGCGCAGCGAAGCAGGGAATGGACGGTCATTATCGACATTGACCAGAGCGGCTCAATGGCCGATTCGATTATTTGGGCTTCGGTTGTCGGCTCGATCTTTGCCAGCATCCCGGCGCTAAATACAAGAGTAGTCGTATTTGACACAGAGGTTGTGGATTTGACCGAGCAATGTGCCAACGATCCCGTCGATATGCTGTTCGGCATTCAGCTTGGCGGCGGCACGGATATTCATAAGTCGGTCAAATATTGTGAGCAATTTATTGAAGAGCCGAAGAAAACGCTATTCATTATTGTCTCCGATCTTTATGAAGGCGGCAATCAATCCGGGCTTATTCGCCGAATGCGTGAAATGCGGGAATCGGGTGTGCGTACGATGTGCCTGCTTGCTTTATCGGACAAGGGCAAGCCATTTTACGACGAGGGACTTGCGAAACAGCTGTCCCGCGACGGCACGCCGTGCTTTGCTTGTACGCCCGCCTTGCTTCCTGCCCTTGTGGAGGGCGCACTGAAAGGACAAGATTTGGCAGAGCTTTCGAAGCGGATTGGGACTTTGTAA
- a CDS encoding GNAT family N-acetyltransferase: MSSIIAKPFDKEMQNTLREITTTYHASELSQKDQAELPENIYIIETDETMVGYGVIWEYANGKQLIEKAEKDYFSDDEKYLEKGFYIDIKNKKDFVFIEALDVLKEYEGKGHAASFINWLKAKYPKKRIYVYTLDKSRNFWFKQDFEVLGTTAWMTYN, translated from the coding sequence ATGTCTAGCATTATAGCGAAACCATTTGATAAAGAAATGCAGAACACACTCCGCGAGATTACGACGACCTATCATGCAAGCGAATTGAGCCAGAAGGACCAAGCGGAGCTGCCGGAAAACATTTATATAATTGAAACAGACGAGACGATGGTCGGATACGGCGTCATCTGGGAATACGCGAACGGCAAGCAGCTGATCGAAAAAGCCGAAAAAGATTATTTTAGCGATGACGAAAAATATTTGGAAAAAGGCTTTTATATCGACATTAAAAATAAAAAGGATTTTGTTTTTATCGAAGCGCTCGATGTGCTGAAGGAATATGAAGGCAAAGGCCATGCGGCTTCCTTTATCAACTGGCTTAAAGCGAAATACCCGAAAAAGAGAATATATGTGTACACGCTGGATAAATCGCGCAACTTCTGGTTTAAGCAAGATTTTGAAGTGCTCGGCACGACAGCCTGGATGACCTATAACTAG
- a CDS encoding SprT family zinc-dependent metalloprotease: MNIEFENHTISFHVQYGNREKKISIQIEPSGFITVKAPKAASEEVIKRAVGQHGKWILEQTQHLAEANKAPQTKQYQDKEKFLYLGKEHLLHELIETNGLSEEELRKNLKKFYFSNCKKIIGERLPIYQAQLKIKPKTVEIVESATKWGSCSSSKHLTFNYRLAMAPIDVIDYVIIHELCHLFHMNHDRSFWRRVGSIMPDYKEKEQYLARYGGLMTL; this comes from the coding sequence ATGAACATTGAATTTGAAAATCATACGATATCGTTTCATGTTCAATATGGCAATCGGGAAAAGAAAATCTCCATTCAGATCGAGCCCTCAGGCTTCATCACGGTTAAAGCGCCGAAAGCGGCAAGCGAAGAGGTCATTAAACGGGCCGTCGGGCAGCATGGCAAATGGATTTTGGAGCAGACGCAGCATCTTGCGGAGGCTAATAAAGCGCCCCAAACGAAGCAATACCAAGATAAAGAAAAATTTCTCTACCTTGGCAAAGAGCATTTGCTGCATGAATTAATCGAGACAAACGGTTTATCAGAGGAGGAGCTGCGAAAAAACCTCAAAAAGTTTTATTTTTCAAACTGCAAAAAAATAATAGGCGAACGTCTGCCTATTTATCAGGCGCAGCTGAAAATAAAGCCTAAAACGGTTGAAATCGTAGAGTCCGCGACGAAGTGGGGAAGCTGCAGCTCAAGCAAGCATTTGACCTTCAATTATCGTCTGGCGATGGCGCCGATTGATGTCATTGATTACGTCATTATCCATGAGCTTTGCCATCTCTTCCATATGAATCATGATCGTTCCTTTTGGCGGCGGGTAGGCAGCATAATGCCGGATTATAAAGAAAAGGAACAATATTTGGCTAGATACGGCGGCTTAATGACGCTCTAA
- a CDS encoding saccharopine dehydrogenase NADP-binding domain-containing protein, which produces MNRNKVLIVGGYGEVGRQIAHILLERHADLEIVLGGRSPEKAKAFTSERVHTAAVDTNAEDPLQHAGEHISLIISAVNDLQDKLLLAAVRRKIPFIDVTRWTELFEQASAKLRNMALHAPVVLSSGWMAGTASLFAMLHADSLDHVAVDIHALYSLRDKAGPDSTAYMDRMTIPFHITEAGKNRLVHPMTDPVKVQFPNGYKAKCYRLDTPDHVTLLKASHIHTASFRISFDSKASTSLLVGLVNSGIWKMISGKRFRSFRQRLLYNPGTGSAHHVLIHLKGHDPNGRLVERRIAISDPLGQTHLTALGAAVQAEKLLLMLENEPLAPGVYYPEDLPDSRMDTAAIMGFFKQYGVLVSY; this is translated from the coding sequence ATGAATAGAAACAAGGTTCTTATCGTTGGGGGATATGGAGAAGTTGGCAGGCAGATCGCCCACATTTTACTTGAGCGGCATGCGGATTTGGAAATCGTATTGGGAGGAAGGTCACCGGAGAAAGCGAAAGCCTTCACGTCTGAACGCGTACATACTGCCGCTGTAGACACGAATGCGGAAGATCCGCTCCAGCATGCAGGCGAGCATATTTCGCTCATCATTAGCGCAGTCAACGATCTGCAGGATAAACTGCTTCTTGCTGCCGTGAGAAGAAAAATCCCGTTTATCGACGTGACGCGCTGGACGGAGCTATTCGAGCAGGCTTCTGCAAAATTGAGAAATATGGCGCTCCATGCTCCTGTCGTGCTGTCTTCAGGCTGGATGGCAGGAACGGCCTCTCTATTTGCTATGCTGCATGCTGATTCGCTTGACCACGTAGCTGTCGATATCCATGCCCTCTACTCCCTGCGGGATAAAGCAGGCCCGGATTCTACCGCATACATGGATCGGATGACGATCCCCTTTCATATTACGGAAGCGGGAAAAAACCGGCTTGTCCATCCGATGACCGATCCGGTGAAGGTCCAGTTCCCCAATGGCTATAAGGCAAAATGCTATCGGCTGGACACCCCTGATCATGTGACACTGCTTAAGGCCAGCCATATTCACACAGCCAGCTTCCGCATCTCCTTCGACAGCAAAGCATCCACCTCTCTGCTTGTGGGACTCGTTAACAGCGGCATCTGGAAGATGATCAGCGGGAAGAGGTTCCGCTCGTTCAGACAGCGCCTGCTCTACAATCCGGGTACCGGCAGCGCCCATCATGTGCTTATTCACCTAAAGGGGCACGACCCTAATGGACGCCTGGTAGAGCGGCGAATCGCCATTTCGGACCCGCTTGGCCAGACACATCTTACCGCTTTGGGCGCTGCTGTCCAAGCCGAGAAATTGCTGCTGATGCTGGAAAATGAACCGCTCGCCCCTGGCGTTTATTATCCGGAGGACCTGCCGGATTCGCGGATGGACACGGCTGCGATTATGGGCTTTTTCAAACAATATGGCGTGCTTGTCTCCTACTAA
- a CDS encoding metalloregulator ArsR/SmtB family transcription factor: protein MSEFIGNQKAIHIFESLSPYFQGLGDPVRQQIISLLIDKDSMNVTQIAEHIPMSRPTVSHHLKILRQAGLLTVQKKGTEMYYRLEINDAIALMKQLVQFVEEECQC from the coding sequence ATGAGCGAATTTATCGGCAATCAGAAAGCGATTCACATTTTTGAAAGTTTAAGCCCTTATTTTCAAGGCTTGGGGGACCCTGTTCGCCAGCAAATTATATCGCTGCTAATCGATAAAGACAGTATGAATGTAACGCAAATTGCTGAGCATATTCCAATGTCGCGGCCTACCGTTTCGCATCATTTGAAAATATTGCGTCAGGCAGGGCTGCTTACCGTTCAGAAAAAAGGGACCGAAATGTATTATCGGCTTGAAATCAATGATGCGATTGCGCTTATGAAACAGCTTGTCCAATTCGTGGAAGAGGAATGCCAATGCTAG
- a CDS encoding RNA polymerase sigma-70 factor — MTELYERYKNLLFQLAYQLTGSVCDAEDAVQDVFIKLQRVDPARLQEPKAYLCKMITNHCYDLLKSARKRREKYIGPWLPEPLQMNAEDGFEAIIRGELLSYAMLALLERLSPAERAVFVLREALSFDYAAIAEITGKSEMNCRKLLSRARGKMGVSEQELAGAGAVSDEWVQQFLAALSEGKVDTVLSMLAEDAMLLSDGGGKVSAAMRPIQSSDHVARFLLGIIRKAGEGEDDRFSIEIAQLNGQTAIMFRQQERITSAVFLHMKNKLLQNIYIIRNPDKLERLNQQAL, encoded by the coding sequence GTGACGGAGCTTTATGAACGGTACAAAAATCTTTTATTCCAGCTGGCGTATCAGCTAACCGGTTCCGTATGTGATGCGGAGGACGCAGTTCAGGACGTATTCATCAAGCTTCAGCGAGTGGACCCGGCGCGGCTGCAGGAGCCAAAGGCGTATTTATGCAAAATGATAACGAATCATTGCTATGACCTGCTCAAATCTGCACGCAAACGCCGGGAGAAATATATCGGGCCATGGCTGCCCGAGCCGCTGCAAATGAACGCTGAGGATGGATTTGAGGCTATCATCCGCGGCGAGCTGCTATCTTATGCGATGCTTGCATTATTAGAGCGTCTATCACCAGCCGAGCGGGCGGTATTTGTGCTCAGAGAAGCGCTCTCGTTCGATTACGCCGCTATAGCGGAAATTACGGGCAAAAGTGAAATGAACTGCCGCAAGCTGCTTAGCCGAGCCCGGGGAAAAATGGGCGTTTCGGAGCAGGAGCTTGCGGGGGCAGGCGCAGTTAGCGACGAGTGGGTGCAGCAATTTCTCGCAGCTTTGTCCGAGGGGAAGGTCGATACGGTGCTGTCTATGCTTGCAGAAGACGCCATGCTGCTATCCGACGGAGGAGGCAAGGTGAGCGCCGCTATGCGTCCTATCCAGTCGAGCGACCATGTGGCCCGTTTCCTGCTGGGCATCATTCGCAAGGCAGGCGAAGGAGAGGACGATCGCTTCAGCATCGAAATCGCGCAGCTGAACGGCCAAACCGCCATCATGTTCAGGCAGCAAGAGCGCATAACCTCCGCCGTATTCCTCCATATGAAAAACAAGCTGCTGCAAAATATTTATATTATCCGCAATCCGGATAAGCTGGAGCGATTGAATCAGCAGGCCTTATAG
- a CDS encoding ABC transporter permease, with product MVVFLKNKIVIGGIFMMVFYQIAMIGIFMYGYSAVPKNLPDLTVAIVSEDEQTGAKMVEQLKEQLPFHINTALSLEQAKTELENRNVHLIVHIPQNFTQQLSQPGEQAQLDFFMNDSNPSTTSSAMQSVADQISSKMVAQIQTQSFEGLLQNMQLPEDQAKQMVEGVMTKVTPNMVVTNPKPAGMHNQMAPMFLTMAGYVGAMIYSMISVGALQQMKGQLGKWKAFFSLQGLNALLALIVPLVGLTIYFSIHGYGAETFLKVWMVHSLELFTAISFTSIFCMLAGQVGMLLNMPLLLSQSIAGGAMMPQEMMPGLFKVISYISPMFYTIQLDYNLLFGGGQTSKYLLGLALIGVGALLINTLIHQFKGVKTTTEENTPAAQPQFM from the coding sequence ATGGTAGTATTTTTGAAAAACAAAATCGTAATCGGTGGCATTTTTATGATGGTTTTTTATCAAATCGCGATGATTGGAATTTTTATGTACGGGTACAGCGCGGTGCCGAAAAACCTGCCTGATCTCACGGTGGCCATTGTAAGCGAGGACGAGCAGACCGGAGCGAAGATGGTGGAGCAATTGAAAGAGCAGCTGCCCTTTCATATCAATACTGCTCTTAGTCTAGAGCAGGCCAAAACCGAGCTGGAAAATCGCAACGTCCATTTAATCGTGCATATTCCGCAAAATTTCACGCAGCAGCTTTCGCAGCCGGGTGAACAGGCCCAATTGGATTTTTTCATGAATGATTCTAATCCGTCGACGACAAGCAGTGCGATGCAAAGCGTGGCTGACCAAATTTCCAGCAAAATGGTCGCCCAAATTCAGACGCAAAGCTTTGAAGGGCTGCTGCAAAATATGCAGCTGCCAGAGGATCAGGCGAAGCAGATGGTGGAAGGCGTCATGACCAAAGTAACTCCCAATATGGTTGTGACCAACCCGAAGCCTGCCGGCATGCACAATCAGATGGCACCTATGTTTCTGACGATGGCAGGCTATGTTGGGGCTATGATTTATTCCATGATTAGTGTCGGCGCCTTGCAGCAAATGAAAGGGCAGCTGGGCAAATGGAAAGCCTTTTTTAGTTTGCAGGGGCTTAATGCGCTGCTGGCTTTGATCGTTCCACTCGTTGGCTTAACTATTTATTTCTCCATTCATGGCTATGGTGCCGAGACATTTCTAAAAGTGTGGATGGTACATTCCCTTGAACTATTTACAGCTATTTCGTTTACGAGCATCTTCTGCATGCTAGCCGGCCAAGTGGGCATGCTGCTTAATATGCCGCTTCTGCTGTCGCAGTCCATTGCAGGCGGAGCGATGATGCCGCAGGAAATGATGCCAGGCTTGTTCAAAGTCATCAGCTATATTTCCCCGATGTTTTATACGATTCAGCTGGATTACAACCTGCTCTTCGGCGGGGGGCAGACGTCAAAATATTTGCTGGGGCTCGCGCTAATTGGTGTTGGAGCGCTGCTGATCAATACGCTGATTCACCAATTTAAAGGGGTTAAAACAACGACCGAGGAAAATACGCCTGCAGCGCAGCCGCAATTCATGTAA
- a CDS encoding PadR family transcriptional regulator, which translates to MTLQIFILGTLSEAESHPYDIKKQVLKSLGSTIPINDGTLYYQFDVLQKKGLIQKLEVVQTDNRPEKTTYGITDKGLKALETEIYAAYKNVTNITSLYATLFYLDKIDKHKLAYLIEEAIDKRQDKLKMIEGTDLDTLPISQEKHKPLELLADHAYQMLQSDIAWLQKLLVYVRSE; encoded by the coding sequence ATGACCTTGCAAATTTTTATTCTTGGAACGTTGAGCGAAGCGGAAAGCCATCCGTATGATATAAAAAAACAGGTGCTCAAGTCGCTCGGCAGTACGATTCCAATAAACGACGGAACGCTGTATTACCAATTTGATGTGCTGCAGAAAAAAGGGCTCATTCAAAAGCTTGAGGTCGTTCAGACAGACAACCGTCCAGAAAAGACGACCTATGGCATTACAGATAAAGGCCTCAAAGCGCTGGAAACCGAAATTTATGCCGCTTATAAAAATGTGACTAACATAACATCTCTATATGCTACGCTTTTTTATTTGGACAAGATTGATAAACACAAGCTGGCTTATTTGATTGAGGAAGCGATTGACAAGCGCCAGGATAAACTCAAAATGATTGAGGGTACGGATCTGGATACGCTGCCAATTTCGCAGGAGAAGCACAAGCCGCTTGAGCTGCTGGCCGACCACGCCTACCAAATGCTTCAGAGCGACATCGCTTGGCTGCAGAAGCTGCTCGTTTATGTGCGAAGCGAATAG
- a CDS encoding Crp/Fnr family transcriptional regulator, producing MDKIQYLSQFNLLHSLSMEDLIEMEELTVITPFPKNTFIQTPASFAEGLYFVKKGKVRLYQLSAEGKQFTSDILSEGNVFGEMAMISFGTRNHYIEAAEDSHICLMDPKRFENFLLHRPRFMLSLLQVLSERLNGMSQLTQHLALGNLHDKILHALMRLGKDFGLASTGEFAKINFPLSHQEIAHLVGASRESVTIALQELVKEGFISTGFRTICIHQGKLLERLAT from the coding sequence GTGGATAAAATTCAATATTTGTCGCAATTTAATTTGCTTCATTCCTTGTCGATGGAAGATTTAATCGAGATGGAGGAGCTGACCGTCATTACGCCCTTCCCGAAAAATACATTCATTCAGACGCCGGCATCCTTTGCCGAAGGGCTTTATTTTGTGAAAAAAGGCAAGGTGCGCTTGTATCAGCTTAGCGCGGAGGGCAAGCAGTTCACTTCGGATATTTTGAGCGAAGGCAATGTATTTGGGGAAATGGCGATGATTTCGTTTGGTACGCGGAACCATTACATTGAAGCGGCTGAAGACAGCCATATTTGCTTAATGGACCCGAAGCGATTTGAAAATTTTTTGCTGCATCGGCCCCGTTTTATGCTGTCACTGCTTCAAGTATTAAGCGAACGCCTGAACGGCATGAGCCAGTTGACGCAGCATTTGGCACTCGGGAACCTGCATGATAAAATTTTGCATGCGCTTATGCGGCTCGGCAAGGACTTCGGCCTTGCGAGCACGGGCGAATTTGCTAAAATAAACTTTCCGCTCTCTCATCAGGAAATTGCCCATCTCGTCGGAGCTAGCCGGGAATCCGTGACGATTGCTCTGCAAGAGCTCGTTAAAGAAGGCTTCATTAGCACCGGCTTTAGAACGATTTGCATTCATCAAGGCAAGCTTCTGGAGCGTCTGGCTACTTAG
- a CDS encoding DNA alkylation repair protein, translating into MDAETLIPDIILHRKGARKIEDIPPEVASLLNEGKLESANLTEWLAVDHRALLHAVVLELSLGQEAGPMLRRMDACSERKIMKVIPAIAGEWLAWLKGKDAAERSSLCEALAGHRSDSVRCWAAYIIGLDAQLSLEQKLAGIKPYAADPHFGVREIAWMAVREPIIRELNAALACFEGWVTDADANIRRFAIEATRPVGVWAKHIAALKVEPAPALPLLEAVCSDPAKYVQDSVSNWLNDAGKTNPDWVLHLCRRWQEQSESKQTKRIVTRATRNLLSK; encoded by the coding sequence ATGGATGCCGAAACGCTTATACCTGATATTATTTTGCACCGGAAAGGTGCTCGAAAAATAGAGGATATACCGCCCGAGGTTGCCAGTCTGCTGAATGAGGGCAAGCTTGAAAGCGCCAATTTGACCGAATGGCTGGCAGTTGACCATAGAGCGCTGCTGCATGCAGTGGTCCTTGAGCTGAGCCTCGGACAGGAGGCCGGGCCCATGCTGCGTCGTATGGATGCATGCAGCGAGCGTAAAATCATGAAGGTCATTCCGGCCATAGCTGGGGAATGGCTTGCATGGCTTAAAGGCAAAGATGCTGCGGAGCGATCCAGCCTCTGCGAGGCACTGGCGGGCCACCGCTCAGATAGTGTCCGCTGCTGGGCCGCATACATCATCGGGCTCGATGCCCAATTGAGCTTGGAGCAGAAATTGGCTGGCATTAAGCCGTATGCGGCAGACCCTCATTTTGGCGTGCGCGAAATCGCTTGGATGGCTGTCAGAGAGCCCATTATTCGCGAATTAAACGCAGCATTGGCATGTTTCGAGGGCTGGGTAACGGATGCCGATGCCAATATTCGGCGGTTTGCCATTGAAGCGACGCGCCCGGTAGGCGTATGGGCCAAGCATATTGCGGCTTTAAAGGTAGAGCCTGCTCCTGCATTGCCGCTATTGGAGGCGGTTTGCTCCGATCCGGCAAAATATGTGCAGGATTCGGTAAGCAACTGGCTGAATGATGCTGGCAAAACGAATCCGGATTGGGTGCTTCATCTTTGCAGGCGCTGGCAGGAGCAGTCCGAATCGAAGCAAACGAAGCGGATTGTAACAAGGGCAACACGAAACCTGCTGAGCAAATGA
- a CDS encoding AraC family transcriptional regulator: MKLGEHIAVWNHTAVKIFDIRHIVMNAGEHLGDYRFPASGFLYGVKGAARLHLDGQFHKSRRFYLLHGAKGMRLEIEAQEEFEFYLLYYRAKLAFSGWREIRQLLERRSPFEMQYGFEPDEPLAMLVLMSTMNQTLRNEGSLGSVQIKGLFYQFVHEVLGQLKTTEAAGSEPDLVTQAIRFLHEHYQEGISLDELANRFNYSPRYLSMRFKKQTGASPIDYLIQIRIKEAKKLLLETGATLRDIAAYVGYADEYYFSRLFKKQTGLSPARYQAKERGSSTKEDSPLSTAKLSIGSYEQQRYSMDGGDNHYQYYGGGFTNMKRNKNSALVLSVLLSLTLLLSACSAGVNNAGSNTSQTATNVTATSAANADTAGEASTRTISTVKGDVVVPAEPKRIVVLYMLGDAVALGIKPIGISEVYDGAAFSEQLEGVESLGHWNEANPEAVMSLDPDLIIANSEDNYRMLKDIAPTVFIPADQISTEERIKKLGEVFGKEKEAQALLDTFQSKVEESKEKLRTSGLLDKTITIVEGGNKEMLVIESKEYGRGSQIVYDYLGMKAPEVIQHKVDKTKTVESEMVSMEVLPQFMGDYVLRSSWEGMDDLSEHPVWSSLPAVKAGHVIAADFGLFYYTDLYSLNTQLDVITNALLATAASK; this comes from the coding sequence GTGAAGCTGGGTGAGCATATAGCCGTATGGAATCATACAGCGGTCAAAATATTTGATATTAGACATATCGTCATGAATGCGGGAGAGCATCTGGGCGACTATCGTTTTCCTGCTAGCGGTTTTTTGTATGGGGTAAAAGGCGCAGCGCGCTTGCATTTGGACGGTCAATTTCATAAATCGCGGCGTTTTTATTTGCTGCATGGCGCAAAGGGCATGCGGCTGGAAATCGAAGCCCAGGAAGAGTTTGAATTTTATTTGCTGTATTACCGGGCAAAGCTTGCTTTCTCTGGCTGGAGGGAAATTCGCCAGCTGCTGGAGCGCCGAAGCCCTTTTGAAATGCAATATGGGTTTGAGCCCGATGAGCCGCTTGCCATGCTCGTGCTGATGTCAACGATGAATCAGACGCTCAGAAATGAAGGAAGTCTCGGCAGCGTGCAAATTAAGGGGCTGTTCTACCAATTTGTGCACGAGGTGCTGGGCCAGCTGAAAACAACGGAGGCGGCGGGCAGCGAGCCGGATCTTGTGACTCAGGCGATACGTTTTCTGCACGAGCATTATCAGGAGGGCATCTCGCTCGATGAGCTCGCCAATCGCTTTAATTACAGTCCGCGTTATCTGTCGATGAGGTTCAAGAAGCAGACGGGCGCAAGCCCGATTGACTATCTTATTCAAATCCGCATTAAGGAAGCGAAAAAGCTGCTGCTGGAGACGGGTGCCACACTTCGCGATATCGCGGCATATGTCGGTTATGCGGATGAATATTATTTCAGCCGTTTATTTAAGAAGCAGACGGGCCTATCGCCAGCACGTTATCAAGCCAAGGAACGAGGCAGCAGCACTAAGGAAGATAGTCCATTGAGCACGGCCAAATTGTCCATTGGATCGTACGAACAGCAACGTTATAGTATGGATGGTGGTGATAATCATTATCAATATTATGGCGGAGGGTTTACAAATATGAAGAGAAATAAAAACTCAGCACTAGTATTGAGCGTGCTGCTTAGCTTGACACTGCTGCTTAGCGCTTGCTCAGCGGGAGTAAACAATGCGGGTTCAAACACATCCCAGACTGCGACGAACGTAACGGCAACTTCTGCAGCCAATGCCGATACGGCTGGTGAAGCGAGTACAAGGACCATTTCCACGGTAAAAGGAGATGTTGTTGTTCCAGCGGAGCCGAAACGGATCGTTGTGCTGTATATGCTAGGTGATGCGGTTGCTCTTGGCATTAAGCCAATCGGTATTTCAGAGGTTTATGATGGAGCAGCCTTCTCTGAGCAATTGGAAGGTGTGGAATCGCTGGGCCACTGGAATGAAGCGAACCCGGAGGCGGTTATGTCGCTAGATCCTGATTTGATTATTGCCAATTCCGAGGATAATTATAGGATGCTTAAGGATATTGCGCCAACTGTGTTTATTCCGGCTGATCAAATCTCGACAGAGGAGCGGATTAAGAAGCTTGGCGAAGTATTCGGCAAGGAGAAGGAAGCGCAGGCGCTGCTGGACACCTTCCAGAGCAAAGTAGAAGAAAGCAAAGAAAAGCTTCGCACATCGGGCTTGCTGGACAAGACGATTACAATTGTCGAAGGCGGCAATAAAGAAATGCTGGTCATTGAAAGCAAGGAGTACGGACGGGGCTCGCAAATCGTCTATGATTATTTAGGCATGAAAGCGCCGGAAGTCATTCAGCATAAGGTCGATAAGACGAAAACGGTAGAAAGCGAAATGGTTTCTATGGAAGTGCTGCCACAATTTATGGGTGATTACGTGCTGCGTTCTTCATGGGAGGGGATGGACGACCTGTCTGAGCATCCCGTTTGGAGCAGCTTGCCTGCGGTGAAGGCCGGACATGTCATTGCAGCGGATTTTGGCTTGTTTTATTACACCGATCTTTATTCCTTGAATACGCAGCTGGATGTCATTACGAACGCTTTGCTGGCGACAGCAGCGAGCAAGTGA